The following are encoded together in the Trachemys scripta elegans isolate TJP31775 chromosome 7, CAS_Tse_1.0, whole genome shotgun sequence genome:
- the LOC117880194 gene encoding cilia- and flagella-associated protein 46-like isoform X2 → MDLVIRQQLSAAQNHQDIQALKKTYELIKSANQGKSALDSSESFSSDLYVLCAEQALQNANVSCLDKMEEKLLMNGCCHAEAERTF, encoded by the exons ATGGATTTGGTGATCAGGCAGCAGTTATCTGCAGCACAGAACCACCAAG aCATTCAAGCTTTGAAGAAAACTTATGAGTTGATCAAATCAGCCAATCAAGGGAAATCTGCACTTGATTCATCAGAGAGCTTTAGCTCTGATTTATATGTCTTGTGTGCAGAACAAGCACTCCAG AATGCTAATGTGAGCTGTTTGGACAAGATGGAAGAGAAGTTGCTGATGAATGGTTGTTGTCATGCAGAAGCTGAGAGAACATTTTAA
- the LOC117880194 gene encoding cilia- and flagella-associated protein 46-like isoform X1, giving the protein MDLVIRQQLSAAQNHQDIQALKKTYELIKSANQGKSALDSSESFSSDLYVLCAEQALQLEYPEISSDCLQMYFKGRHPVTQFMGRAYLCQGQLYTPLSTDNLVRKYCGF; this is encoded by the exons ATGGATTTGGTGATCAGGCAGCAGTTATCTGCAGCACAGAACCACCAAG aCATTCAAGCTTTGAAGAAAACTTATGAGTTGATCAAATCAGCCAATCAAGGGAAATCTGCACTTGATTCATCAGAGAGCTTTAGCTCTGATTTATATGTCTTGTGTGCAGAACAAGCACTCCAG TTGGAGTATCCAGAAATTAGCAGTGATTGTCTACAGATGTACTTTAAAGGAAGACATCCTGTAACCCAATTTATGGGTAGAGCCTACTTGTGCCAAGGCCAGTTGTACACCCCACTCTCCACAGATAATTTGGTGAGAAAATACTGTGGATTTTAA